From Fretibacterium sp. OH1220_COT-178, the proteins below share one genomic window:
- a CDS encoding TIGR04283 family arsenosugar biosynthesis glycosyltransferase: protein MISIVVPTLNERARITALLEALSALSGDKEIVVADGGSTDGTPEAAETVPGVRVVRCDRGRALQMNTGARAARGNVLWFVHGDSRVAPSSLADIERALSEGCSGGFFRLHFYDADDRFMRFVERTSHTRARRFGLIFGDQALFLRRDVFESLGGYAPLALMEDWELARRLRPLHRRGLIRALETPVGTSARRFIRNGRLRTLMKIHMIKALYILGVSTETLRTLYEGRRGEKGRDTRQ from the coding sequence ATGATCTCGATCGTCGTCCCCACCCTGAACGAGCGCGCGCGCATCACGGCACTGCTCGAAGCGCTGTCCGCCCTTTCGGGCGACAAGGAAATCGTCGTCGCCGACGGCGGCAGCACGGACGGCACGCCCGAGGCGGCGGAGACCGTGCCCGGAGTCCGCGTCGTCCGTTGCGACCGGGGCCGGGCCCTCCAGATGAACACGGGGGCCCGTGCGGCGCGGGGCAACGTGCTGTGGTTCGTGCACGGGGACTCCCGCGTCGCCCCCTCGAGCCTCGCCGACATCGAACGCGCCCTTTCGGAGGGCTGCTCCGGCGGCTTCTTCCGGCTCCACTTCTACGACGCGGACGACCGATTCATGCGCTTCGTGGAGCGCACCTCGCACACGAGGGCCCGACGGTTCGGCCTGATCTTCGGAGATCAAGCCCTCTTCCTGAGGCGGGACGTCTTCGAATCGCTCGGGGGGTACGCCCCCCTCGCCCTGATGGAGGATTGGGAGCTCGCGCGGCGCCTGCGGCCCCTGCACCGCAGGGGACTGATCCGGGCGCTGGAGACGCCGGTGGGGACCTCGGCCCGACGCTTCATCCGAAACGGACGGCTGAGGACGTTGATGAAGATCCACATGATCAAGGCGCTCTACATTCTGGGGGTATCGACCGAGACGCTGAGGACCCTTTACGAGGGACGGCGCGGGGAGAAAGGACGCGACACGAGACAATGA